A genomic segment from Rhodothermales bacterium encodes:
- a CDS encoding response regulator transcription factor, whose translation MTYNIIIVDDHPLMRKGLAMTLETESDLKVIGQADSAEDGMTLFEATRPHIAIIDISLPGMSGLELIKHLQAIYPSVKIVVVSRHDESLYAERAIRAGARGYVMKMEAGDVIVQAVRRVLAGGIYVSADINERLLMGMLAGRRAQGTSPMEVLSDRELEVFELTGRGQTTREISERLHLSIKTVESYRARIKSKLDLDNATELLQHAIQWVESVGAG comes from the coding sequence ATGACGTACAACATCATCATCGTGGACGACCATCCTTTGATGCGCAAGGGACTGGCCATGACGCTGGAAACGGAATCTGACTTAAAAGTGATCGGCCAGGCGGATAGCGCGGAGGATGGTATGACGCTGTTCGAAGCCACGCGCCCTCATATCGCCATCATCGATATCTCGCTTCCGGGCATGAGTGGGCTCGAGCTCATCAAACATCTTCAGGCGATTTATCCAAGCGTGAAAATCGTCGTGGTTTCGCGCCATGATGAGTCGTTGTATGCCGAACGCGCCATCCGCGCCGGCGCGCGCGGCTACGTGATGAAAATGGAGGCCGGCGATGTCATCGTCCAGGCGGTCCGTCGCGTACTGGCGGGCGGGATCTACGTCAGCGCCGACATCAACGAGCGGCTACTGATGGGTATGTTGGCCGGCCGGCGCGCGCAGGGCACGTCGCCCATGGAGGTGCTGAGCGACCGCGAACTCGAGGTGTTCGAACTGACGGGCCGCGGGCAAACTACGCGCGAGATCTCCGAGCGCTTGCACCTGTCGATCAAAACAGTAGAGTCCTACCGGGCGCGCATCAAGAGCAAGTTGGATCTCGACAACGCCACGGAGCTGCTCCAACATGCGATCCAGTGGGTCGAGAGTGTCGGCGCCGGCTGA
- a CDS encoding PAS domain S-box protein codes for MKSLILSEAGALQPHLEEALAACGFSSEYMDSADTLRARCAQENAALVVLCKLTPEVLEACARMIQEKQCFPLVMAVYEDEPDISAEALLQYAVDDFILPPLSQVRLRGRLTFARARIERRAEKRALEAALRTSEANARAVVETTVDAVITIDDRGSILSFNAAAERIFGYKAIECIGHNLQMLMPQPVRDEHDGYLKSYLETGHAKIIGIGREVQGMRKDGSVFPMDLAVSEVFTNGMRSFTGIVRDISYKRQLERELLRISEQERRRIGQDLHDGLGQMLTGIGLIAQNLARSLEKKGIPEAPDVAEIARLVKEADQQARNLARGLVPIEFHSNGLSIALERLAADATHMFGIPCTFEEIGDRVHVHDSAVATHLYRIAQEATNNAAKHSEANQIKMLLAAGQGQLRLRVQDNGRGIPRRQSDNVGMGLNIMKYRAQMIGAALDLRTSPADGTVITCTVPYANTSNEQTAAFAGGELS; via the coding sequence GTGAAAAGCCTCATTCTGTCCGAAGCCGGCGCCTTGCAACCCCATCTGGAGGAAGCACTCGCCGCCTGCGGGTTCAGCTCCGAGTATATGGATTCCGCGGACACGCTGCGTGCGCGTTGCGCGCAGGAGAACGCGGCATTAGTCGTCCTGTGCAAACTGACGCCCGAGGTACTGGAAGCCTGCGCCCGGATGATCCAGGAGAAACAGTGTTTTCCACTCGTCATGGCCGTGTATGAGGACGAGCCGGATATCAGCGCCGAGGCGTTACTCCAGTACGCGGTTGACGATTTTATCCTCCCCCCCTTATCTCAGGTACGCCTCAGGGGCCGGCTGACATTTGCGCGGGCCCGGATCGAGCGGCGGGCGGAAAAGCGGGCACTGGAAGCCGCTTTACGCACGAGCGAAGCCAACGCGCGCGCCGTGGTCGAAACCACCGTGGACGCCGTGATCACCATCGACGATCGGGGCTCCATTTTGTCGTTTAATGCGGCGGCCGAGCGGATCTTCGGGTACAAGGCGATCGAGTGTATAGGTCATAACCTCCAGATGCTCATGCCACAGCCCGTGCGCGACGAGCATGACGGTTATCTGAAAAGTTACCTCGAGACGGGCCACGCCAAAATCATCGGGATCGGACGCGAGGTGCAGGGGATGCGAAAGGATGGGAGCGTCTTCCCCATGGATCTGGCCGTGAGCGAGGTGTTCACAAACGGCATGCGGAGTTTTACAGGGATCGTCCGGGATATTTCGTACAAGCGCCAGCTCGAGCGCGAGCTGCTTCGCATCAGCGAGCAAGAGCGCCGGAGGATCGGGCAGGATCTGCACGACGGGCTCGGGCAGATGCTGACGGGTATCGGGTTGATCGCCCAGAATCTGGCGCGGAGTCTGGAAAAAAAAGGCATACCCGAAGCCCCGGATGTCGCGGAGATCGCGCGGCTGGTAAAAGAGGCGGACCAACAGGCTCGCAATCTGGCGCGTGGACTGGTGCCGATCGAGTTCCACAGCAACGGTCTTTCAATCGCGCTCGAGCGGCTGGCGGCCGATGCCACGCATATGTTTGGCATTCCCTGCACGTTCGAGGAAATCGGGGACCGGGTGCATGTCCACGACAGCGCCGTGGCCACACACCTGTATCGGATTGCACAGGAAGCGACGAACAACGCCGCCAAACACAGCGAAGCCAACCAGATCAAGATGCTACTTGCCGCCGGCCAGGGGCAATTACGCCTCCGGGTGCAGGACAACGGCAGGGGCATCCCGCGCCGGCAGAGCGACAACGTGGGCATGGGGCTCAACATCATGAAATACCGTGCGCAGATGATCGGCGCGGCGCTTGACCTTCGTACCAGTCCCGCCGACGGCACGGTGATTACCTGTACGGTACCCTATGCGAATACGTCCAACGAGCAAACCGCTGCCTTCGCGGGCGGCGAACTATCATAA
- a CDS encoding nitroreductase, with protein sequence MSTSLFPQNPWKIKEVGFPWQDSVSQKIKFLLNYAVLAPSLHNTQPWSFRVLDDEVEIYADASRAMKVLDPSHRQLIMSCGSALFNLRAAAKHYRHHPIVHTFPDQDKLNLVARVRLVQPGDATLDEHRLFMAINKRRTYRGEFAARLLAPFQIDALRAAAECEHVRVDILTKPEEKAEIGALIAEGERAQRSNDRLRDELSAWTGDANAPRFVPAFARARRGTTGGELEDWGGEKALFDPAEVARAPAIAVFSTPIENRVAWLNTGQALAHFLLTATVQTLSASFLNQAVEVPAIRERLSRLVDRPNPQLVLRLGYPVGSPVGQAPRQAVDEKIVTHALVDSRGTT encoded by the coding sequence ATGAGTACGTCTCTTTTCCCCCAGAATCCGTGGAAAATCAAGGAGGTAGGTTTTCCATGGCAGGACTCCGTGAGTCAGAAGATCAAGTTCTTACTGAATTACGCCGTCCTCGCCCCTTCCTTACACAATACCCAGCCGTGGTCCTTCCGGGTACTGGACGACGAGGTCGAGATCTACGCCGATGCGTCGCGCGCCATGAAGGTTCTGGACCCGTCCCACCGGCAGCTTATCATGAGTTGCGGTTCCGCGTTGTTTAACCTTCGGGCAGCGGCCAAACACTATCGGCATCACCCGATCGTGCACACCTTTCCGGATCAGGATAAGCTGAACCTGGTCGCACGCGTTCGGCTTGTTCAGCCTGGTGACGCAACGCTCGACGAGCACCGCCTTTTTATGGCGATCAATAAGCGACGCACCTATCGGGGCGAGTTCGCCGCTCGTTTGCTGGCTCCGTTTCAGATCGACGCGCTCCGGGCCGCGGCTGAGTGCGAACACGTTCGGGTGGATATACTGACAAAACCTGAGGAAAAAGCCGAGATCGGTGCATTAATCGCAGAGGGCGAACGCGCGCAACGCAGTAACGACCGCCTGCGCGACGAGCTGTCGGCCTGGACGGGTGATGCAAACGCCCCGCGGTTCGTGCCGGCGTTTGCGCGGGCGCGCCGTGGCACAACGGGCGGGGAGCTGGAAGATTGGGGGGGCGAGAAAGCCCTGTTCGATCCAGCGGAGGTTGCGCGTGCGCCGGCGATCGCGGTCTTTAGCACGCCCATCGAGAACCGCGTCGCCTGGCTCAATACGGGCCAGGCGTTGGCGCATTTTCTGCTCACGGCCACCGTTCAAACGCTCTCCGCCTCGTTCCTCAACCAGGCCGTCGAGGTGCCCGCCATCCGTGAGCGGCTGAGCCGGTTGGTGGACCGGCCCAACCCGCAGCTCGTGTTGCGCCTGGGTTATCCCGTTGGGAGCCCCGTCGGGCAGGCGCCGCGACAGGCCGTTGACGAGAAGATCGTGACGCACGCGCTTGTCGACTCCAGGGGGACGACGTAG
- a CDS encoding universal stress protein, whose protein sequence is MTSFARMLHPTDFSESSAPALAMAIDMARRQGAELHLLHVSPTFGEDPLHSAYLAALDERRFYKHLQDEADARMVALIERMGAGDLRIKRVHTHGPSTAPMILSYAAEEQVELIVIGTHGRRGLRRFLLGSVAEEVIRGASCDVCAVREGVEPLQVRRLLVPLDLSPTSAAQLDAATRLAGLFGAEIDLLYVLPNTPLPAWGIDADVLYGLMPERKHQAEQELTALAAGLVKTGIVARSTVEEGFAGSIIREAGERLQSDLIVIAPHSRGVIERFFLGSVTEWVIRHSDRAVYLAHAAAGVPAPPSISQS, encoded by the coding sequence ATGACCTCTTTCGCTCGCATGCTGCATCCCACGGACTTTTCCGAGTCGTCCGCCCCCGCGTTAGCGATGGCTATCGATATGGCGCGCCGGCAGGGCGCGGAGCTCCATCTGCTACACGTCTCGCCAACCTTCGGCGAAGATCCCTTGCACAGTGCCTACCTGGCCGCCCTTGATGAACGACGTTTTTACAAACACCTCCAGGATGAGGCGGACGCCCGAATGGTCGCGCTGATCGAACGGATGGGCGCCGGCGATCTTCGGATCAAGCGCGTACACACCCACGGACCCTCCACGGCGCCGATGATCCTGTCGTATGCGGCGGAGGAGCAGGTCGAGCTTATTGTGATCGGAACCCACGGCCGGCGCGGGCTGCGTCGTTTTCTGCTTGGCAGCGTCGCCGAGGAAGTGATCCGGGGTGCATCGTGTGACGTGTGCGCGGTGCGCGAAGGCGTTGAGCCGCTCCAGGTGCGGCGCCTGCTGGTGCCGCTGGATCTATCGCCGACCAGCGCGGCGCAACTCGACGCCGCGACGCGGCTTGCCGGCCTTTTTGGCGCCGAGATCGATCTGCTGTATGTACTCCCGAATACTCCACTGCCGGCCTGGGGGATCGATGCGGATGTGCTGTATGGTCTGATGCCCGAGCGCAAGCACCAGGCGGAACAAGAACTGACCGCTCTGGCCGCCGGCCTGGTAAAGACGGGAATCGTCGCCCGGTCGACGGTGGAGGAGGGTTTTGCCGGTAGCATCATCCGGGAAGCCGGAGAGCGGCTGCAGTCCGACCTGATCGTTATCGCGCCCCACAGCCGGGGCGTCATCGAACGCTTCTTCCTTGGAAGTGTGACCGAATGGGTCATCCGGCACTCCGACCGCGCCGTCTACCTCGCGCACGCCGCGGCCGGCGTTCCGGCTCCTCCTTCTATTTCGCAGTCCTGA
- a CDS encoding universal stress protein, with protein sequence MLAIRHILFPTDFSECAEHAFSTAAELADRFDAEVVVFHARVNEEEANNPLAYYATNDTAPASPAWTLDDPFYRVIDIRDGERVRVVQAEIYGKTAEEAIVSYANRYDIDLIVMGTHGRHGPIRLLRSSTAEHVLRLAPCPVLTIKEDAMGLFSKESIELLVPVDFSDYSREALSYAAELSHQFSSRVTLLHMVEEAVFPTVYGVEAAPISTVNLVLDRSRDMLEQMAREFFPADRQPVLDVRIGHAASGITAFAEENRTDLIVIATQGLTGLRRFFMGSVAERVARHAPCAVFAVKPLGKSVVAGSDGSLASTVSDTVPVDQR encoded by the coding sequence ATGTTAGCCATTCGCCACATCTTATTCCCGACCGATTTCTCCGAGTGCGCGGAGCACGCATTTTCGACAGCCGCTGAATTGGCGGACCGATTTGATGCCGAGGTGGTGGTGTTCCACGCTCGCGTAAACGAGGAAGAGGCCAATAACCCCCTCGCCTACTACGCCACCAACGACACCGCGCCGGCATCGCCGGCCTGGACGCTTGATGATCCGTTTTATCGCGTGATCGACATCCGCGACGGCGAGCGGGTGCGGGTGGTCCAGGCGGAGATTTACGGCAAAACCGCCGAGGAAGCCATCGTATCGTACGCGAATCGGTACGACATCGACCTCATCGTGATGGGGACCCACGGCCGCCACGGGCCAATTCGCCTGTTGCGCAGCAGCACGGCGGAACACGTCCTGCGCCTGGCGCCGTGTCCGGTTCTGACGATCAAGGAGGACGCCATGGGGCTATTCTCCAAGGAATCGATCGAACTCTTAGTGCCGGTGGACTTCTCAGACTACTCGCGCGAGGCCCTTTCATACGCCGCCGAATTGAGCCACCAGTTTTCGAGCCGGGTCACCCTTCTCCATATGGTCGAGGAAGCCGTTTTTCCGACTGTTTATGGCGTGGAGGCGGCCCCGATATCAACCGTCAACCTCGTGCTCGATCGCTCCCGCGACATGCTGGAACAGATGGCGCGCGAGTTTTTCCCCGCGGATCGGCAGCCCGTACTCGATGTGCGCATCGGCCATGCCGCTTCCGGGATCACAGCGTTCGCCGAGGAAAACAGGACGGACCTGATCGTCATAGCTACCCAGGGGCTGACGGGTCTCAGACGCTTCTTTATGGGCAGTGTGGCCGAACGTGTCGCGCGCCACGCGCCGTGCGCCGTATTTGCGGTGAAGCCGCTGGGTAAATCGGTGGTGGCCGGCTCGGATGGCTCCTTGGCGTCGACCGTTTCGGACACCGTACCCGTCGATCAGCGATGA
- a CDS encoding universal stress protein: MRTINTILVAHDFSSCSTQALKDGIELAIAKRASLHLLYVEVIHADSPLDGAGDTAKAVRMRDMLHGAIQENVASLGREMADIPSFVYCVTRDFAAAPAILQYAHKNAVDLIVLGTHGRRGLLRKLIGSTAEEVVRLAPCPVLTIREQVQSQPLTSSVGAILVPIDFSDSTPLALAAAREWADFFDARLDLVHVVEEKMHPAFYNTGVFSMYDVNPDLEATVIEHMKKLYAQAPGSGGPVRFIVRHGHAVRELLEAARELGDDLIVIATHGLSGLDRALMGSVSERIVRQAEAPVITLRGGGAKPLARTVRHEPATAAS, from the coding sequence ATGCGTACCATCAATACCATTCTTGTTGCTCACGACTTCTCTTCTTGCTCCACGCAGGCGTTGAAGGACGGCATTGAACTGGCCATCGCCAAAAGGGCGTCGCTGCATTTGTTGTATGTTGAAGTAATCCATGCGGACTCTCCCCTGGACGGCGCCGGGGACACGGCGAAGGCGGTTCGTATGAGGGATATGTTGCATGGGGCCATCCAGGAGAACGTCGCGTCGCTGGGGCGGGAGATGGCGGATATCCCGAGTTTCGTCTATTGCGTTACGCGCGATTTCGCGGCAGCGCCGGCGATTCTTCAGTACGCACACAAGAATGCCGTAGATCTCATCGTGCTGGGCACCCATGGCCGGCGGGGCCTGCTCCGCAAATTGATCGGAAGCACGGCGGAGGAAGTCGTGCGCCTGGCGCCCTGCCCGGTACTCACCATCCGGGAACAGGTCCAGTCCCAACCGCTGACGTCGTCCGTCGGAGCTATCCTCGTGCCGATCGACTTTTCCGATTCCACCCCCCTGGCCCTCGCCGCCGCGAGAGAATGGGCCGATTTCTTCGATGCTCGGCTCGACCTCGTGCATGTCGTGGAGGAAAAGATGCACCCCGCCTTCTACAACACCGGGGTCTTCTCGATGTATGACGTGAACCCGGACCTTGAGGCCACCGTCATCGAGCATATGAAGAAGCTCTATGCGCAGGCCCCCGGCTCCGGCGGGCCGGTACGCTTCATCGTCCGCCATGGGCATGCCGTACGCGAGTTGCTGGAAGCGGCGCGTGAACTGGGTGACGATCTGATTGTGATCGCCACGCATGGACTCTCCGGGTTGGACCGCGCCCTGATGGGCAGTGTCAGCGAACGCATCGTGCGGCAGGCTGAGGCGCCCGTGATCACCCTTCGGGGTGGTGGGGCAAAGCCCCTGGCGCGGACGGTTCGTCACGAGCCCGCGACGGCCGCATCGTAG
- a CDS encoding DUF2892 domain-containing protein, whose translation MEVNLRQSERLIRAAIGAIVVGVGVVFSSWWGGIGLVLLLTSLYGACPFYAATSSIIALLRQKSKAHG comes from the coding sequence ATGGAAGTAAATCTACGTCAATCGGAACGGCTGATCCGGGCCGCGATCGGGGCGATCGTGGTAGGGGTCGGCGTGGTATTCAGTAGTTGGTGGGGCGGCATCGGTCTGGTGCTGCTCCTCACGAGCCTCTATGGCGCCTGTCCCTTTTATGCCGCCACAAGCTCGATCATCGCCCTCCTGCGCCAGAAGTCTAAAGCGCACGGCTGA
- a CDS encoding peptide ligase PGM1-related protein, with protein MPARPLACEDAERFAQLQSQLQNQFKSVFPDTQRPRAVVVVPSLSLDAAQLARISGAHHYEERLLCMLMLLRMPRTQLIYITSQPIHPTIIDYYLHLLPGIPVSHARRRLTLLSCGDASSKPLTQKILERPRLLDRIRESLASCQDAHMSCFNATPLERTLALQLGIPLYAADPSLADLGSKSGSREVFREAGVAMPDGVERLRDMDDAAEALALLKRRNPSLRRAVVKLDDGFSGEGNALFSYEGCPEDEEVLPWIHRVLPGRLAFEAEGETWEGYGAKFAEMNGIVECFLEGHGKRSPSVQCRINPLGHVAPISTHDQVLGGRSGQVFLGCTFPADAAYRLDIQEAGLRVAEVLRNRGVLGRFGIDFISIPEPEGWRHYAIEINLRKGGTTHPNLMLHFLADGSYDAETGLYITPAGQPRFYYASDNMEDPSYKGLTPDDLIDIAVCHDLHFHGPSQQGVVFHLIGALSEFGKLGVVCIGDSPARAHKLYDETVEVLAGESSESPRIRAIGY; from the coding sequence ATGCCCGCACGCCCGCTTGCTTGTGAAGATGCAGAACGATTCGCGCAACTCCAGTCGCAACTGCAGAATCAGTTCAAGAGTGTGTTTCCCGACACGCAGCGGCCGCGTGCGGTGGTGGTCGTCCCGAGCCTGAGCCTCGACGCCGCCCAGCTAGCGCGTATCTCCGGGGCGCATCATTACGAGGAGCGTCTCCTGTGTATGCTGATGCTGCTTCGGATGCCGCGTACGCAACTCATCTACATCACGAGCCAGCCGATCCACCCGACGATCATCGATTATTATCTCCACTTACTGCCCGGCATTCCGGTGAGTCATGCGCGGCGCCGGCTCACGCTGCTCAGTTGCGGGGATGCCTCTTCGAAACCGCTCACCCAGAAAATTCTGGAGCGTCCGCGTCTGCTGGATCGGATTCGTGAGTCGCTGGCGAGCTGCCAGGATGCCCACATGAGTTGCTTCAACGCCACGCCCCTCGAGCGGACACTGGCGCTTCAGTTGGGTATCCCGCTATATGCCGCTGATCCTTCATTGGCTGATCTCGGTTCAAAAAGCGGCAGCCGAGAGGTGTTTCGTGAGGCCGGCGTGGCGATGCCCGATGGGGTGGAACGCCTCCGCGACATGGACGACGCGGCAGAGGCGTTGGCGCTGCTCAAACGCCGAAATCCATCTCTTCGGCGCGCGGTCGTCAAACTCGACGACGGGTTTTCGGGGGAGGGGAATGCGCTATTTTCTTATGAGGGCTGTCCGGAGGACGAAGAGGTGTTGCCCTGGATTCATCGGGTGCTTCCCGGGCGTCTCGCATTCGAGGCGGAGGGGGAGACGTGGGAAGGGTATGGCGCCAAGTTCGCCGAAATGAACGGCATCGTCGAGTGTTTTCTGGAAGGCCATGGCAAACGCTCGCCGTCGGTGCAGTGCCGGATCAATCCATTAGGTCACGTGGCGCCGATTTCAACCCACGACCAGGTGCTGGGCGGTCGCTCGGGGCAGGTGTTTCTGGGGTGTACGTTCCCCGCCGATGCGGCCTACAGGCTGGATATCCAGGAAGCCGGACTGCGGGTGGCCGAGGTGCTCCGTAATCGGGGTGTGTTGGGGCGGTTCGGGATCGACTTTATCTCGATTCCCGAGCCCGAGGGCTGGAGGCACTACGCGATCGAGATTAACCTCCGAAAAGGGGGCACCACTCACCCGAATCTGATGCTCCACTTTCTGGCCGACGGTTCCTACGACGCCGAAACAGGGCTCTACATCACGCCGGCGGGCCAGCCCCGGTTCTACTACGCATCGGACAACATGGAGGACCCTTCGTATAAGGGGCTCACGCCGGACGACCTGATCGATATTGCCGTCTGCCACGATCTGCATTTCCATGGCCCCTCCCAACAGGGCGTCGTTTTTCATCTCATCGGCGCCCTGTCCGAATTCGGAAAACTCGGCGTCGTATGTATCGGCGATAGCCCCGCGCGGGCGCACAAACTGTATGACGAAACGGTGGAAGTGCTGGCCGGCGAATCCAGCGAGTCCCCCCGCATTCGAGCGATAGGCTATTGA